A segment of the Leptospiraceae bacterium genome:
ATATCTAACGGAAGAATTAGCAGAAAACTTGGCAAAAATTCACAGAATAACACAAGTTAGCTGCAAAGATGAAATACTCAAAAAAAACCTAACCCGCCATAAAGGAAAATCTCCAAATTCTATTGCCCTTGAATCTGTCTCTGATTTACGAGAACTTCTATCTGCTTTAAAGGAACCACATCCTGCAATGGAATTAATATTTAATTGGCTCGAAAAAAATGCACTTAGTACCGACGAAGAAGTTTTAGTTCATGGCGATTTTCGTACTGGCAACTTCATGGTATCCCCGGAAGGGCTACAGGGAATAGTTGATTGGGAATTCGCCCACTGGGGAGATAGGCACGAGGATATTGCCTGGCTCTGTATGCGCGATTGGAGATTTGGCAAATTAAACAAAGAAGCCGGAGGTTTTGCAGATAGAAATGAATTCTACTCTTTATATGAAAAATATTCAGGAATTCCAGTCGACCCCAAAAAAGTTACCTATTGGGAAATAATGGGTAATATCCGCTGGGCAGTCGGTTCTGCACAGCAAGCAGAAAGACATCTAAGTGGTGCCGACAAAGGAATTGAATTAGCTGCCATTGGCAGACGAACTTGTGAAATGGAATTTGAAGCGATGAGGTTAATTGAAGATGCAAGATAGACCAGATGCAAATATATTGCTAGAGGCAATTCAGGATTTGATTATAAAAGAAATTCTGCCTGCCATAAAAGACAATGATGGATTATCCTATAAAACTCTTGTTAGTTGGAATATGTTAGGAGTTATTGGACGCGAACTGAAATATGGCGAAGGTTTTTTAGATAAAGAAATAGAAAGAGTATCTGACTTTCTTCGAAATAATTCCATTTCTTTTATAAACACTGATTTGGAAGATCAAAATTATTTTGCTAAAATGGAAAGATGTAAATCTTTAAATGAAAAGTTAACAGACTATATCCGCAAACGTAAAATTGCAAATGAGAATTTAGAACTTT
Coding sequences within it:
- a CDS encoding phosphotransferase family protein, producing MNLTQTELKSKLEDYLTVRLSGKSNVTDMIPLSGGACQDNYLLDLIVESGKFSGEHRLVFRTDKGASLLASLSRIDEFKVCELTSNSGVKTPKPYWLETDKGIIGNPFYFMQRISGKATGRYIVKDPSLNKIRKYLTEELAENLAKIHRITQVSCKDEILKKNLTRHKGKSPNSIALESVSDLRELLSALKEPHPAMELIFNWLEKNALSTDEEVLVHGDFRTGNFMVSPEGLQGIVDWEFAHWGDRHEDIAWLCMRDWRFGKLNKEAGGFADRNEFYSLYEKYSGIPVDPKKVTYWEIMGNIRWAVGSAQQAERHLSGADKGIELAAIGRRTCEMEFEAMRLIEDAR